DNA sequence from the Actinomycetota bacterium genome:
CCGCCGCGCCGCCGAGGACGTGGCGCCGCTCGAGCACGACGACCTTCTTGCCGGCCTTCGCGAGGTAGGCGGCCGCGACGAGCCCGTTGTGGCCCCCGCCGATGACGACCGCGTCGTAGGTCTGCGCCATCTCCCGACCCTCCTGAGACCGTGTGACTTCGGGTCGCACCGACCCCACGCAACCGCAGCCGGGCGCGCCGGTCGCCCATGCTAGACCGGGGTCAGAACCCCGACCAGCGGACCGTTGACTTCAGGTCAGCGAGACGTCCTCCCCGGGCAGGTCAGGGGCCGGGGCGGCGGTGCATACTACGCCGACCAGCCAACGGCACCCGGTGAGTGAGGAGGGCCCCGTGAGCGTCGGCACCGCCTTCTACCCGCGCGAAGCGGAGATGAACGTCAAGCAGGCCTGGAACGAGTGGTCCGGCTACTTCTCGGCGGCCTGTTACGCCGACTTCCACGACATCGAGTACAACGCGATCCGTGAGGCCGCCGCCCTGTTCGACGCCACACCCCTGTACAAGTACGAGATGTCCGGCGTCGACGCCCTTCGCCTGATCGACCGGGTGATCCCGCGGGACGCGCGCAAGCTCGCCGTCGACCGCGTCTGGTACACGCCGTGGTGCGACGAGGACGGCGCCGTGGTCGACGACGGAACGGTGGCGCGCCTGGACGAGTCGACCTACCGGATCACCTCCGCCCACCCCTGCGCCCGCTGGTTCTCGATGAACGCCACCGGCCTCGACGTCCGGATCGACGACGTGTCCGAGGCGACGGCCGCCCTCGCGCTCCAGGGCAAACTCGCCCGCGAGGTTCTCGAGGGGGCGACGCGGCAGGACTGGTCCGACGTGCGGTACTTCGGTCGTCGGCGCAGCGAGATCGGCGGCGTGGAGGTCGACGTCACACGCACCGGCTACACCGGCGATCGTGGCTACGAGCTGTGGCTGCCGGCCGACGGAGGCCTGCAGGTGTGGGACACGCTGTTCGAGGCCGGCGCCGACTACGGGATCCGTCCGATCGGGGTCCGCGCGCTCGACGTCGCACGGGTCGAGGCCGGTCTGATCATGGTCGACGTGGACTACACGAGCGCGAAGGCCGCCCTGAACGACGAGCAACGCTACTCGCCCTTCGAACTGGGGCTCGGCGGCCTCGTCGACTTCAACGGCGCGGACTTCACGGGCAAGCGGGCACTCCAGGCCGAGCAGCGCTCGGGGGGTCCCGCCCGCCGGCTCGTCGGTCTCGACATCGAGTGGGCCGGCATCGAGCGGATGTTCGCCGCACATGACCTCGCGCCGGAGGTCTCACCGATGGTGACGCGCTCGGAGATCCCCCTGTACAAGGACAACAGGCAGATCGGCCGCGCGACCAGCACCACGTGGGGCCCGACGATCAAGAAGATGATCGCCTTGGCGTCGGTGGACAAGGAGTTCGCGGCGACGGGTACACGCGTCTCGATCGAGTGGACCGTCGAGGGCGAGCACGGCAAGGTGGCCGCGACCGTCGTCCCGACGCCGTTCCTCGACCTCGAGCGCAAGCGCACTTAGCCGCGCACCTCGGCGATCGAACGGGGCCCTCGCCCGCCGAACCCTTCGGCCGGCGACAGCGAACACCTTGCAGAGCAGCGACCCGGGTGTCGCCGATTCTCCACATCACGCCTCCCCCCGACCGGGTCCGGGCCGGGAGCCCTCTGCGAGACTGGTGCCCATGAGCGATGCGCGGCGTCCGAATCGTGTCCCGACGATCGTGCTGCTCGCGCTCGCCCTCGTCGTGACCGGGGCGATCGCGTTCGCGGCGAGCACTGTCGCCGCGATCGCCGTCGGGATCCTCGTCGTCGTCGCGGGCATCGTGGCGCTCGTCGTCCGAGCCCGCCGGCGCGCGGATCCCGCGCACCCCACGACCGCTCCCGATCCGGGACGCAGACGCCTGCTGGCGGGCGCCGCGGCCGGCGGCCTGGGGCTCGTGGTGGTCGGCGCCGCCGGAGGGCGCGAGCTGAAGCGGTTCACCGCGCCCGATCCGGGACCGATCCTCGATGGGATGGCGACCGACGTCGGCGCGGAGTACATGGAGCTGATCCGCCGCGGCTACCACCCCGAGCGGTCGGGCGACCTCCAGCTGATCGTGGCACCGGGCTCGAGCTCGATCTATCCGCAGGAGGCGGAGTCGCTCGTCGAGAACGACCCGCGCACGAGCCACTCGCAGGTGTGGCACTACCTCGAACGCATCCCGATCGCGGTCTACGCACCGGGGATCGTCACCCCGTCCGATTCCACCGAGCGCGTCAGCCTCGCGGATCTCGCGCCGACGGCCGCGACCCTGATGGGGTTCGATTTCCCCGCTCCCGACGGCGTGCCACTGCCGGGCATCGAAACCCCCTCCACCCCCCCCAAGGTGATCGTGACGTTCGTGATCGACGGCGGCGGGTGGAACGTCCTCGCGGAGCATCCCGACGCGTGGCCGAACGTCAGGCGGATGCTTCGCGGCAGCGCCGTGTACCGCAACGCGATCGTCGGCTCGTTCCCGGCGGTCACCGCGTGCGCGCACGCGACGATCGGGACGGGCGCGTTCCCGCATGCCCACGGGATCTCGGGCCACAACGTCCGGATCGACGGAGAGGTCGTGAAGGCGTACGGAACTGCGGGCGAGGCGGACCCCTCGTTCCTGCTCGCACCGACCCTGGCCGAGGCATGGAGCGCCGAGACCGGCGACGGGGCGTGGGTCGGCGAGATCGGCTACCAGATCTGGCACGTCGGCATGATGGGCCGCGGCGGCGACCGGCCCCTCGGCGATCTGCCGATCGCGACCTACTGGCCGGAGACCGGCGCGAACGCCTGGGCCTCACTCAACCCCGACATCTATCGCCTGCCTGCCGACGTCCCTCCGTACGCGCGATACGAACAGCTCGCGGCGGACTACGCGACGATCGCGCCACCTCCGTCGCCCTACGATCTCCAGGGCCTCAAGGAAGCGTGCTGCGCGCCCCCGATCGTCGCCTACCAAGGCGACCTGATCGAGGCCGCGTTCCGCTCCGAGCCGATCGGGCACGACGACGTGACCGATCTGCTCTACATCAACTTCAAGTCGCCGGACTACGCGGGGCACGTCTACAACTTCCTCGACGAGCGCACCGGCCGTGTCCTCGCCGAGGTCGACCGCCAGCTCGGACGGCTGCTCGACGACCTCGAGCGGCGTTTCCGTCCCGGCGAGTACGCGGTGATCTTCACCGCGGACCACGGTCAGTGCCCGCCGATCGACGAGGTGGACGGCGTGCGCGTCGACCCGATCCAGCTCGACGCCGACGTCGACGCCGAGTTCAGCAGCCGCCTGCTCAGCGTGACCCAGAGCGTCGTCCCGCACGAGATCTACCTCGCCGGCGGCGCGATGCTCGACGCGGGGTGGCGGCCCGAAGACATCGCCGCCTGGCTGGGCGACTACCGCTATCGCGACAACATCGGTCCGTACGTGCCGCGCAACCTCGTTCGACGCGATCTGCTCGGCGACAAACCCTTCGCCGCGGTGTTCCCGCTGTCGTACCTCGAGTCGCTCCAGAGCCGCGACCTGTCGAGGTTCGGGGAGACCGCCTACCCCGAGGCCGATCCGGGGATCCCGCCGGTCAGCTGGTAGACGGCTCGGCGAGCGCGGCCAGCACGCGGGGGTTCAGGTGCTCCCAATCGAACAAGCGCCCGGGCCGTATGCCGACGCGTCCGTGCTCCAGGATCGCCTCGGCGACGCCGTGCACCCGGAACATCGCGATGAGGATCGGATCGTCGGCCGCCATCTCGAGGCTCTCCGCCACGCGACGCGGTCCGTTGTCGTCCACGGGGAACGACCGCGGATCGTGCTCGATCTCGGGCGGATCGACCGGGCGGCCCCACGACGGCATCAACGAGCCGACCACGGCCGACCACACGCCGCCGATGTCCGCGCCGGGATACAGGTTCAGACGCGCGAGATAACGGTGTAGTTCGATCGACCGGACCCCGGGGATCACCAACAAGAGATCCAACGGCGCCCCGGGGTCACCCGGTGGACACCCGACGATCGTCCGCTTCGTGAGCTCGAGCATCGTGTGCAGCCGGAGCACGGAAGGATTGGCCGCGGCCTCGACCGCCCACACCACCTCCGGAGCGGCATCGGTCGTCACGACCGACCACCGGCGGCGACTGCATACCTACCCGTTGTGGAGTGAATGCTGCGTCTCCTCGTCGAATGTGTTCCCCTCGGGAGGGATCGGGTTCGCTTTCAGGATGCGCGCCATGTGGACCGCGTTGTGCGCCATCCATCGCGTGGTGCGCTTCGTGTACTCGTGGTCCGGTCCGCCGGCCTCGATGTAGCTGGGACCGGGACCCGCATCACCGACCCAGTATGTGTCCGCGTTCGGCGGGATCGTCAGACCTAGATGCGAGAGGTTGAACAGGGTGGTCTCGGCCGCGGCGTGCGCCCCGTCCTCGTTCCCCGTGACCACGACGCAGCCAACCTTGTTGTAGAGGGGGTATTGGCCCACGGCGTTGCGCTCGTTGTATGTACCGTCGAGCCGTTCGATCACCATCTGGGCGACGCTCCCCCGGACCCCGAACCAGATCGGGGTGCCGATGCAGAGGATGTCGGCCACCTTGACCTTTGCCAGCAGCTGCGGCCACTCATCGCCGTGTCCCTCATCGGAGGAGACGCCGAAGGGCACGTCGAAGTCAACGACCCGCACGATCTCGGTCTCGACGCCCATCCCGTCCCACCAGTGCTTGACGTTGTGCATCAACGCCTCTGTGTTCGAGATCTCGGGAGACTTCTTCAGGGTGCAGTTCAGCATCACGGCACGCAGGTCGGCCACGTCGGACTCCCTCCGGTTGGGTCGCCGCGCAGGGTAGCGCGCGATCGACGACAGTGTGACCAGGCACGGTACCGTTGGGGCGTGACGCCGGACCACGACCGCGAAGGGATCGGAGCGCCGAGGCTGCACAGCGTCCGCGACATCACGGTCGGCCAGCCGACCAGGGTCGACGGACCGATCCACCTGTCTCCCGCGGACCCTCGATGGCCGGCCGTCTTCGCGGAGGAGGGTCGACATCTGCGCAAGGCGCTCGGGACGCGAGCCCTCCGGATCGAGCACGTCGGATCGACGTCGGTCCCCGGGCTCGCCGCGAAGCCGATCATCGACGTCCTGGTGGCCGTCGAGGACTCGTCGGTCGAACCGGCCTACGTCCCTCCCCTGGAAGCGGCCGGGTACGTCCTGCGGATACGCGAGCCGGACTGGTACGAGCACCGCGTCCTCAAGGGCCCGGCCAAGGGCCCGGCCCTGGACAGCAACGTCCACGTCTTCTCGGAGGGATGCGAAGAGATCGAGCGGATGCTCCGCTTCCGCGATCGCCTTCGCTCCGACGCCGACGACCGGGAGCTGTACGAACAGGCCAAGCGCGAACTCGCCGCCCGCCGATGGACCTACGTCCAGGACTACGCGGACGCGAAGTCGGCGGTCGTCGAACGGATCCTGCGCCGGGTCCCTACGGCACCTCCAACAACGCTCAGGCGCAAGGACTGAGCGCTCTTGGAGGTGGCGGGAGTCGAACCCGCGTGCCTGAACGACCTGCCAGGGATTCTCCGGGCGCATCCGGTGGTGAGTTTCACCTCGGGCCTCCCACCGGCGGAGGGGCCCTCGGCTAGCCCGGGAGCGATGTCCGGTCGCGGCCCCCAGGCGGAACCGCAATCGTGAGTCTGCTCACGACACCCGATCCCCGGCCGCAGACATGCCGGGGCGGATGGCTACTTAGTTATTAAGCAGCGAGCGCGTAGTCTTCGTTGGCGCTTCTTAAGGTCCGGCGTTTAACGAGACATCCGGGATCTCGGCCCGCTTCCCCTGGCGGGTATCCGCCCAGGTCGAAGCCAGTACACCCCCATATTCAGTTGTCTGGGCAGTATACGACTACCCGCCCCACCCCCCTGAGCGGTCAGCCGCGTGCGAACTCACAGGAGTGCCTTGAACCGTCGGCATCTGGCTCGTGCAGCGCGAATCCAAGCAATAGCATGGTGGTCGATCCCCAGAACCAAGGGATACCTTGGGTATCTGTCCCCGGGGGGTCAGCGGCGACGGCCGAGCTCCTGCTGCATCTCGCGGTCGTGCTCGCGCTTCGCGATCGCCTCGCGTTTCTCGAAAGCTCGCCGCCCCTTGCCGAGCCCCAGCTCGAGCTTCGCGATCCCGTGCGTGAAGTAGACCCGCATCGGGACCAGCGAGAGGCCCTTCTCGGCCTGTTTGCCGATCAGCCGCTCGATCTCGCCGCGATGGATCAGCAGCTTGCGCGGCCGTACAGGATCGTAGGCGCGCTTGTCCCCCTGTTCGTAGGGGGGGATGTGCATGCCCTCGAGCCACAGCTCCCCATCACGGACCCGGGCGTAGGCCTCGGTGAGCGAGCCGTGGCCTCCCCGCAGCGACTTGACCTCTTGCCCGGTGAGCTGCATGCCGGCCTCGAGGCGCTCGAGGATCTCGTAGTCGTGGCCGGCCTTGCGGTTGGAGACGACGGTCTTCTCCCCCGCGGCGGCAGTCTTGCCCCGCGACACGAGGCAACCCCCTAGACGTCGAGGAACCGGCGCATCGCGAGCACGCTCGCGGCCAGCGACACCACGACGCCCGCGATAAGCATCAGCGGGATCGTCGCGAGCACGTCCGAGGTTTGGATCCACTTCACGAACTGGATGCTGTCGTAGAGGGGATCGATGAAGATCGTCTTGGCGACGAAGAGCACCCCGATCGCCAGGGCGGCCCCCACCAGCCCTTCGATCACTCCCTCGATCAGGAACGGCACCCTGATCCGCCAGTTCGTGGCCCCGACGAGCTTCATGATCCCGATCTCCCGCCGCCGCGCGAACAGCCCCATGCGGACGGTGTTCGCGATCAGGATCGCCGAGGCGATCAGCATCACGAACGCCAGGATCAGCACGCCGTCGCGGAACAGACTGGTGACCGCCAACAACCGGTCGACCACCTCCTGCTGCGCGGAGACACGGAGGATCCCCGGCTGCCCGTCGACCGCGGCGACCACGACCTTGTAGTCCTCGGGTTCGGTGAGCTTGACCCGGAACGACGCGGGGAACGCATCTTCCGAGACGTTGGCGATGATCGCTGACTCCTGGCCGAACAGCGCGACGGCCCGCTCGTACGCGTCCTCCTTCGATTCGTACGCCACCTCGGAAACCACCGAGAGGCCGGTCAGCAGCTCGTTCAGCCGCTGTTGGGCGTCCTGTCCGAGATCGTCCTGCAGGTAGACGACCACCTCGACCCGGCCCGTGGTGTCCGCGATGATGAGGTCGACCTCTTGGCGGATCAGCAGCGCCATGCCGAGCAGCAGCAGGGCGATGAAGGCCGTGGAGATCGCGGCGAATACGACGAGACCGTTGCGGCGCAGGCCGGTAACGGTCTCCCGGAAATAGTAGTCGAGGCGCGCCATCTAGCTGTAGACCCCGCGCGCCTGGTCGCGGACGACATGGCCGTCCTCGAGCTCGATCACCCGGCGTCGCATCGCGTCGACGATCGCCTGGTCGTGGGTGGCCATCACGACGGTGGTGCCGATCCGGTTGACCTTGTCGAGCAGCCGCATGATGTCCACGGAGGTCTGGGGATCGAGGTTCCCCGTGGGCTCGTCGGCCAGCAGCACGAGCGGCCGGTTGACGCAGGCGCGCGCGATCGACACGCGCTGCTGCTCGCCGCCGGACAGCTCGTCGGGGTAGTTGTTCAGCTTGTCCCCCAGCCCCACGTAGTCGAGGATCTCGGGAACGCGCTGGTCGATCACGGTCTTCTGCTTGCCGATCACATCGAGTGCGAACGAGACGTTCTCGAACACCGTCTTGTCCTGCAGCAGCTTGAAGTCCTGGAACACCGTACCGATGTTGCGGCGCAGGTACGGGACCCGCCAGGGTGTCAGCTTGTCGAGGTTCTTGCCCGCGACGTAGATCGCGCCGTTCGACGGATGCTCTTCTTTGAGCAGCAACCGCATCATCGTCGACTTGCCCGAACCGGACGGCCCGACGACGAAGACGAACTCACCCTTGTCGATGTCGACGGTGACGTCGTCCAACGCGAGGATATTGCCCTTATAGACCTTCGTGACGTGCTGAAGACTGATCATGTCGTGGAAGAAGTCCCTGAGTGTGTCGACGGCGGGGGCGTGCGGGAACCGAGTCTACCAGCGGTCCTGCGGGCATCGGGGAGGCTCCACAGCTTCGTCACGAGGCCATCGCCGCAGGCCAGAACCGTCGAGACGGTGTCGCGTAGGCTGGTGGACCGTGCGCGCAACCGCCGATCCCGTCGAGCGTCCCGCGCAGGCTCCCGTGGCGCCCGAGGCCCGCGATCGCCTGCGCCGCGTCGCCCTCGCCGCCGCCGGGCCGGCACTGATCGTCGTCCTGACGGTGTTCGCGATGCGCGCGTTCGTCTTCGACACGGCGCTGACGAACCAGCACTCCGACATCTTGTCGTTCATCCTGCCCCGCCTGTCGTTCCTGGGCCGGTCTCTCGCCGAGGGTCACGTGCCGCTGTGGAACCCCTTCCACTTCGCGGGCGCTCCGTACGTCGCCGATCCACAGTCGGGCTGGCTCTACCTGCCGCCGATGCTGCTGTTCTCCATGCTCTCCCCCGGGGCGGCGATGCGCGCCTACATCGTGTGGAACCCGTTGCTCGCCGGGCTCGGCATGTTCGCGTTCCTTCGACTCGAGCGCCTCGGGCGGCCGGCGGCCACCGTGGGCGGGGCCTCGATCGCGATCGCCCTCGCGGCCTCGGCCGTCGCGATCTCGCTGCCGTTCGCCGGTGCGATCGCGTGGACGACCGTCGTCCTGGTCGGCGCGGCCGGATACATGCGCACCGACCGGCTCTCGCGTCGTGTCGCCTGGCTGGGTCTCGCGGCGTTCGGATGGGGCCAGGTCGCGAACGCCCACATGAGCCACGGCCTCGCGGTCTGCACCCTCCTCGTGACCGCCTACCTCATCGCACACGCGGTGAAGGACGCGCGGGCCGACGATCGCACCGGCTGGCGAGCGGCCGGGGTCGTGGTCGCGTTCCTCGTCGTTCTGCCGCTCGCGAACCTCGCGATCTTCCTTCCTCGCCTGGACTACATCGCGCGCTCGAGCCTCGGGGACGGGTACAACGCACTGGCCGAACCGCTGGGACGCGACCGCCTCGGCGGACGGCCGATCATGACGAACGGCGTGTGGAGCGGATGGCCGTTCGCCCTCGGCGCATCGCCGGGCGCCTACGTCGGAGCACTCGTCCTGCTGTGCGTGCCGGCCGCCCTGCGGACACGGCGTCACCGCGCGCTCGTCTGGGGTCTCGGCGTCGCCGGCGCGGTCGCGTACGTCGCGACGCTCAACGTCCTCGTGACCGCGGACGCGTTCCGCAGCTTCGTTCTCCAGCTGCCGTTCGGCGACGTATACCTGCACAACCCGGGGCGGCTGCGATACCTCGCCTATCTCGTGATCCCCGCCCTCGGCGCCGTCGGGCTCCAGGCGCTGATCGACCGGCCCCTCCCGTGGCGCATCGCGGCCCGGTGGCTGGCCGCGGGCGTCCTCCTCTGGCTCGCCGTTCCCCTGCTGGCCCACGCGGAGCCGGTACGGTTCGGATCGCTCGCGGTCGGGATCGCGATCGCGGTTCCCGTGCTGCTGGCGGTCGGTCAGCGCAAGCGCTGGGCGGTCGTGGCGGTTCCGCTCGTCCTCGCGGTCGAGCTGATCGGCAGCGCCACCTATTCGCAGGTCTACGAGGGTGGAACGATCTACCTCGGCTTGGAGGGCCCCGACCGCCCGAACCTCGTCCCGGGCCCACTGCGCGCACCGGAGGTCCCGGAGCGGGACTTCCTGGACCCGGGCGAGATCGGCGCCGTCCTTGCCGACTCGCCCGACCGCTACCTGACCTGGGTCCGGCCCGCCGCCTACTACGTGAAGGGCTATCTCTGGGCGCAGGAACCGCGCGATTGGCCGTCGATGGCGAACGAACGGGGCACCCTGTTCGGCGCGCGCGACGTGCTGGGCTACAACCCGGTCCAACCCGCCGGCTACTGGACCTACATCCGTGCGACGAACCCGCTGACGACCTTCTACAACGCGTCGGTCCTCAACGAGCCGACGATCGAGGACCTTCGGTTGCTCGGTGCGCGCTACCTGATCGTCGCCGAGGGTCAGGGACCGAGCGTCCCGGCGCGGCTCGTGCGCCGCGACGACGGCTACGACCTCTACGAGATCGAAGGGTGGCAGCCGCTGGTCTCGGTCGTCACCGACGTGCAGGTCGTCGACGGGAGCGGCGCATCCCTGGACGCCGTGCTCACCGGCGGCTTCGATCCCGCCCTGGAGGCGGTCGTCGAGACCGATCCCGGGTTCGAGCCCGAGCCGGGCGAGGGTTCCGCGGGGGGGGCCGTCACCTCGATCGACGAGCGGACACCCGAGGACGTTCGGATCGCCGTCGATACGGGAGCCGACGCGCTCGTCGTGGTCCGCACGAACTGGGACGAGGGATGGAGCGCGACCGTCGACGGAGCGGCGGCGGCGGTGCTCCGGACCGATCACTTCCTGATGGGCGTGCCGGTTCCGCCCGGCCGGCATGAGATCCGGCTCACCTATCGCGACCCGGCGGTCGGTCGCGGCATCGTGACTTCCGGCCTCGTCTGGCTCGCGCTGCTCGCCGCAGGGCTCGGAGCCGTCGTGGCGGAACGCCGTCGCCGGGCGACGCTCGAGGTCTAGCGGCGACCGGTCGCGTCCGCGCGCACGTGCTCGCCCGGCGGTTCCGGCGCGAGATGGCGCTCGCCCAGGTGACGACGCCCGAACACGAACGCCAGTCCGTACAGCGCCGCGACGACGAACAGCAGGTTGCGGTAGCCGAGGATGATCGAGGCGTACTCGAGCACGCCGCCGGCCATCGCCCCGAGCAGGTTGGCGCCGAACGCGACGGTCGAGGCCCCGACGTTGCGGAACCGCTGGGAGAAGATCAGGTTCGCCACGAACACCGGTGCGAACGCGAGCGCCGAGGCCGCGAGGAACCGCGGCACCCCAGACAGCTCGAGCAGCGCGTCGGGCCGTACCGTCCACGCGACGGCGAGGCAGACGAGCAGCACCGCGTACAGCACCCCGGGCGGCGGGAGCTTCGAGCGCCGTGCGAGCTCTATCGCCAGGTAGACCGAGAGCAGGATGCCGGCGAACACGAGCGAGTTCACGAACCATGTCGTTCCGAACAGCAGCGCGAACTGGACGACGTTCTTCGTTTCCAGCAGCAGGAACGCGACGCCCATGAAGAACAGGTCGAGGTAGCTGCGCATCGGCCCGAGCTGTGCGCCGGCGCCGAACCGAACGACGAGGACCGAGCCGACGAGGATCGCCAGCAGCGAGATCACGTAGAAGGACGGGATCGAGCGACCCTGGACGTACGGGAACGGGTGATCATCGGTCGCCGGCTCGGGGACGACGCCGGACGCCGCCCATCGGGTCGTGCACGCGAGGTCCGCCGGATCGACCGTCGAGGTGAGGACGGCCTGCCGGCGGACACCGAGGCTGTCCTCGCCGGCGTCGAAGCACGGTTCGTGCCCGAACACCTTCGCCATCGTGCCGGCGAACCGCTCGAACACGAACGGGCGGTAGTAGTTGTACATCGTGAACGCGCCGCCAGGCTCCAGGTGCTCACGGGCGGTCGCGATCGCCTCCTCGGTGAACAGGTAGCTCTCGAGCCGCAGCGATCCCTGGCCCGAGACGAGCGTGAGGGAGTCGGGCAGGGCGAGCACGATCAGGTCGTAGCGGGAGTCCGTGCGCTCGAGGAACGCGCGACCGTCGTTCACGTGCGGGGTGACGCGCGGGTCCTGGTAGGGATGGTTCGGGTGGTGTTCGCGCCCGATGTCCTGCAGGACCGGATCGATCTCGACGGCATCGACGTGACCGGCTCCCTGCTCCAGGGCCACGGCGACGTCATTGCCGTTCCCCGCACCGATCACGAGGACGTCCTCGAGTGGGTTGCCCTCGAGGTGCTCGTACGCGTGGAAGTAGAACGGCTGATCGCGTTCGATCCGTTCCAGGGACAGGCTGGATTGATGCGGCAGGCCGTTGACCTCGATCCCGACACCGCCGTCCGCGGCCCGGCTGCTCGTGGTCACGCGGTAGTACGGAGACCAGGTTCCGAACGCGGGGAGCGACCCGATCCCGAACACCACGACCACGACCGCGAGCGAGATCCACTGGGCGCGGCCGAGCCGACCGCGCAACAACCACGCGAACAGCGCGGCGATCAACACGCCCCAGACGAGCGGCGGCGCGTGCAGGAACGACAGGACCGAGAACCCCGCGATCCCGCATAGGCTCCCGAGGATGTCGAACCGGTAGGCCTCGAGCGGCTCGAACCGCGCGAACAGGCGGGCGACACCCTCGGCGACGCACGCAAGCACCACGGTCACGCCGATGAAGATCAGGGGCAGGGTGATCCAGATCGGGAGGGCGAACATCCCGAACAACCCCTCGAAGACGCGTTCCCCGCTCTCGTCCCGCCCGACCTGAGCGGGAAGCAGGAGCAGGAACGACACGAGCACCGCGAGCGCGACGGGGGCCGCACGGAACCCGTCCCGATCCTCGCGCGCTCGCAGGAACCCGACGCCGATCCCGAGGAAGCTCGCGAGCAGCACGAAGTTCGTGAAGTACGCGAGGTAGACGACGTTCGCCGACGACCACCGGATCAGGGCGAGCTCGACGAACAGCATAAGGAAGCTGGCCCCGATGAGGGCGTTGCGGTCCGCGGATCGATCCGTCGCCCCGGGCACGGAGGGAGTATCTCCGGAGCAACCCCCGCCGACAATGCTTGCGATCGGCCGCTACGAGGTGTGCTCGCCGGCTCGCCGGCGCAGCTCGGCCTCGATGAAGCCGTCGATGTCCCCGTCGAGGACCCGTTGAGGATCTCCGACCTCGAACTCGGTGCGGTGATCCTTGACCATCTGGTACGGGGCCAATACGTACGAGCGGATCTGCGAACCGAAGTCGACGTCGCGTCGCTCGCCGCGGAGCTCGTCGAGCTTGTCCGCCTGCTCCTGACGCATCAGGTCGGCCAGCCGCGCCTTCAGGATCTGCATCGCCACCGCGCGGTTCTGGAGCTGGGAACGCTCGTTCTGGCACGCTGCGACGATCCCGGTCGGAAGGTGGGTGATCCGAACGGCCGAGTCCGTCGTGTTCACCGACTGGCCGCCCGGTCCGCTCGAGCGATAGACGTCGATCCGGAGGTCCTTCGGATCGATCTCGATGTCGTCGAGGTCGCCGGCCTCCAGCGCCGGGATCACGTCGAGGCTCGCGAAGCTCGTATGGCGCCGTTTCTGCGCGTCGAACGGTGAGATCCGGACGAGGCGGTGC
Encoded proteins:
- a CDS encoding aminomethyltransferase family protein, translated to MSVGTAFYPREAEMNVKQAWNEWSGYFSAACYADFHDIEYNAIREAAALFDATPLYKYEMSGVDALRLIDRVIPRDARKLAVDRVWYTPWCDEDGAVVDDGTVARLDESTYRITSAHPCARWFSMNATGLDVRIDDVSEATAALALQGKLAREVLEGATRQDWSDVRYFGRRRSEIGGVEVDVTRTGYTGDRGYELWLPADGGLQVWDTLFEAGADYGIRPIGVRALDVARVEAGLIMVDVDYTSAKAALNDEQRYSPFELGLGGLVDFNGADFTGKRALQAEQRSGGPARRLVGLDIEWAGIERMFAAHDLAPEVSPMVTRSEIPLYKDNRQIGRATSTTWGPTIKKMIALASVDKEFAATGTRVSIEWTVEGEHGKVAATVVPTPFLDLERKRT
- a CDS encoding alkaline phosphatase family protein — protein: MSDARRPNRVPTIVLLALALVVTGAIAFAASTVAAIAVGILVVVAGIVALVVRARRRADPAHPTTAPDPGRRRLLAGAAAGGLGLVVVGAAGGRELKRFTAPDPGPILDGMATDVGAEYMELIRRGYHPERSGDLQLIVAPGSSSIYPQEAESLVENDPRTSHSQVWHYLERIPIAVYAPGIVTPSDSTERVSLADLAPTAATLMGFDFPAPDGVPLPGIETPSTPPKVIVTFVIDGGGWNVLAEHPDAWPNVRRMLRGSAVYRNAIVGSFPAVTACAHATIGTGAFPHAHGISGHNVRIDGEVVKAYGTAGEADPSFLLAPTLAEAWSAETGDGAWVGEIGYQIWHVGMMGRGGDRPLGDLPIATYWPETGANAWASLNPDIYRLPADVPPYARYEQLAADYATIAPPPSPYDLQGLKEACCAPPIVAYQGDLIEAAFRSEPIGHDDVTDLLYINFKSPDYAGHVYNFLDERTGRVLAEVDRQLGRLLDDLERRFRPGEYAVIFTADHGQCPPIDEVDGVRVDPIQLDADVDAEFSSRLLSVTQSVVPHEIYLAGGAMLDAGWRPEDIAAWLGDYRYRDNIGPYVPRNLVRRDLLGDKPFAAVFPLSYLESLQSRDLSRFGETAYPEADPGIPPVSW
- a CDS encoding flavodoxin family protein → MLNCTLKKSPEISNTEALMHNVKHWWDGMGVETEIVRVVDFDVPFGVSSDEGHGDEWPQLLAKVKVADILCIGTPIWFGVRGSVAQMVIERLDGTYNERNAVGQYPLYNKVGCVVVTGNEDGAHAAAETTLFNLSHLGLTIPPNADTYWVGDAGPGPSYIEAGGPDHEYTKRTTRWMAHNAVHMARILKANPIPPEGNTFDEETQHSLHNG
- a CDS encoding GrpB family protein, which codes for MTPDHDREGIGAPRLHSVRDITVGQPTRVDGPIHLSPADPRWPAVFAEEGRHLRKALGTRALRIEHVGSTSVPGLAAKPIIDVLVAVEDSSVEPAYVPPLEAAGYVLRIREPDWYEHRVLKGPAKGPALDSNVHVFSEGCEEIERMLRFRDRLRSDADDRELYEQAKRELAARRWTYVQDYADAKSAVVERILRRVPTAPPTTLRRKD
- the smpB gene encoding SsrA-binding protein SmpB, encoding MSRGKTAAAGEKTVVSNRKAGHDYEILERLEAGMQLTGQEVKSLRGGHGSLTEAYARVRDGELWLEGMHIPPYEQGDKRAYDPVRPRKLLIHRGEIERLIGKQAEKGLSLVPMRVYFTHGIAKLELGLGKGRRAFEKREAIAKREHDREMQQELGRRR
- the ftsX gene encoding permease-like cell division protein FtsX — encoded protein: MARLDYYFRETVTGLRRNGLVVFAAISTAFIALLLLGMALLIRQEVDLIIADTTGRVEVVVYLQDDLGQDAQQRLNELLTGLSVVSEVAYESKEDAYERAVALFGQESAIIANVSEDAFPASFRVKLTEPEDYKVVVAAVDGQPGILRVSAQQEVVDRLLAVTSLFRDGVLILAFVMLIASAILIANTVRMGLFARRREIGIMKLVGATNWRIRVPFLIEGVIEGLVGAALAIGVLFVAKTIFIDPLYDSIQFVKWIQTSDVLATIPLMLIAGVVVSLAASVLAMRRFLDV
- the ftsE gene encoding cell division ATP-binding protein FtsE, coding for MISLQHVTKVYKGNILALDDVTVDIDKGEFVFVVGPSGSGKSTMMRLLLKEEHPSNGAIYVAGKNLDKLTPWRVPYLRRNIGTVFQDFKLLQDKTVFENVSFALDVIGKQKTVIDQRVPEILDYVGLGDKLNNYPDELSGGEQQRVSIARACVNRPLVLLADEPTGNLDPQTSVDIMRLLDKVNRIGTTVVMATHDQAIVDAMRRRVIELEDGHVVRDQARGVYS